A segment of the Chloroflexota bacterium genome:
ATGTATCCTGGGAAACCCGGACGCTGCTCCTCCCACTATGGTCGAGCACGCCCCTGAACCGCGCCCCATTGAAAGCTGAACAATCGCTGAAGCACGCTATGGTGTTTACGAACGAGCCTGCCCGGCGGTTGATTTTTCCGGCCGGATGCCGACGCTGTAGCCCGCCAGGCATCCCGGGCAATCGCAGGCTCACATTGTGGATACTGCCCTGCAGTGTCGCACTGGCGCATACCTGACGATCGTCCGGTGGGGGAGTGGAGCGGTGAGCGGCCCGCCTGTCTACGTAGAGATCACGATCCGCGCCACGATGGACGAGGTGTGGGAGCGGACCCAGAACCCGGCCCTCCATCAGCGCTGGGATCTCCGCTTTACTGACATCACGTACCTGCCACGCCCGGACGAGGCCCATCCCCAGCGCTTTCTGTACGAGACGCGGATCGGGTTTGGGCTGCGGATCGCCGGCGAGGGCGAGTCGGTGGGGACGCGGGCCAACGCCGACGGCGTCCGGACCTCGGCGCTGACGTTCTGGTCCGACGATCCGAAGTCGCTGATCCGGACCGGCTCTGGCTACTGGCAGTACGTCCCCGTCGAGGGCGGCGTGCGGTTCCTGACCCGCTACAACTACGAGACCCGCTTCGGCGCGGCCGGCGCCCTGCTGGACCGCCTGCTGTTTCGTCCGCTGATCGGCTGGGCGACCGCCTGGAGCTTCGACCGCCTGCGCCTGTGGCTGGAGGAGGGCGTCGATCCGGGCGTCAGCGCCAAACAGAGTCTCGGCTACGCCATCGTGCGGGGGGCGCTGGCGGCGCTCTGGTTCTACCAGGGCTGCGTACCGAAGCTGCTCAGACCCGACACCGGCGAGATCGAGCTCGTGCGAGCCGCCAGCGTGCTGCCCGGCCACGAGCGGCAGGTGGTCACGGCGGCGGGCGTCGCCGAGGTCGGTTTCGCGGCAGCCCTGCTGCTGTGGTGGCGCGCACGCTGGCCGCTCTGGCTCAACACCCTGGCGATGGGCCCGCTGCTGCTCAGCGTCGTGCGCAGTCAGCCGCGCCTGCTCGCGGCCCCCTTCAACCCGGTCAGTCTGAACGGCGCGATGGCCGCGCTCGGCGCGGTTGGCCTGCTGCTCGGGCGGCGCTTGCCGAGCGCAGCCGCCTGCCGACGTGCGCCTCAACAAACCGACGAGCGCGAAGGCCGATCCTGATGCCGTCGATCTACCAGCAGGCGCTCGGGGCCGACTTCGAACGGCTGCATCCGCGGATTCAGCGGCGCTTCGGCCTCACCAGCCAGGATGGCGTGGCGGCGCTCGGCACCGGCGCGATGGAGCGGCTGTGGCACGGGCGTCCGTACACGCTGCCGTTTCTCTACCTCGGCGCGTGGCGCAGCATCATGCTGCCGGAGCAGGGACGCAACGTCCCGTTCACCATCGAGAACTACGCCTATCGGGACACCTTCGGGCGGGAGACTGTCACCTGGGTGCGGACCTTCCGGACGCGCCGCGTGCGCCGCTTCGACGCCTACATGATCTACAGCCAGGAGCGCGGCCTGATCGTGGACTATCTCGGGACGCACCAGCACCTGGCCGTGGACATCCACCTGAGCGTCGATCCCGGCGGCGGGCTGCGACTTCGTTCCGGCGCGCAGCGCTTCTACGAAGGGCCGCTCGCGTTCTCCTTCCCGATGCTCTTCTCCGGCTACGCGGACGTCCACGAGTGGTTCGACGACCTGACGGGGCGCTTCCGGATTGAGGTCAACGTCAGCAACCCGGTCTGGGGACCGCTGTTCGGGTATCGCGGCTCGTTCAGCGTCGAGTGGCTGACGGTCGATCCCGGCGCCGTGCCCGGGCGACTC
Coding sequences within it:
- a CDS encoding DoxX-like family protein; protein product: MSGPPVYVEITIRATMDEVWERTQNPALHQRWDLRFTDITYLPRPDEAHPQRFLYETRIGFGLRIAGEGESVGTRANADGVRTSALTFWSDDPKSLIRTGSGYWQYVPVEGGVRFLTRYNYETRFGAAGALLDRLLFRPLIGWATAWSFDRLRLWLEEGVDPGVSAKQSLGYAIVRGALAALWFYQGCVPKLLRPDTGEIELVRAASVLPGHERQVVTAAGVAEVGFAAALLLWWRARWPLWLNTLAMGPLLLSVVRSQPRLLAAPFNPVSLNGAMAALGAVGLLLGRRLPSAAACRRAPQQTDEREGRS
- a CDS encoding DUF4166 domain-containing protein, with the protein product MPSIYQQALGADFERLHPRIQRRFGLTSQDGVAALGTGAMERLWHGRPYTLPFLYLGAWRSIMLPEQGRNVPFTIENYAYRDTFGRETVTWVRTFRTRRVRRFDAYMIYSQERGLIVDYLGTHQHLAVDIHLSVDPGGGLRLRSGAQRFYEGPLAFSFPMLFSGYADVHEWFDDLTGRFRIEVNVSNPVWGPLFGYRGSFSVEWLTVDPGAVPGRLVPRREERRE